A single genomic interval of Antechinus flavipes isolate AdamAnt ecotype Samford, QLD, Australia chromosome 1, AdamAnt_v2, whole genome shotgun sequence harbors:
- the SKOR2 gene encoding SKI family transcriptional corepressor 2 — protein sequence MATSPLPGPNDILLASPSSAYQPDPLSQPRPGHANMKPNQVGQVILYGIPIVSLVIDGQERLCLAQISNTLLKNFSYNEIHNRRVALGITCVQCTPVQLEILRRAGAMPISSRRCGMITKREAERLCKSFLGENRPPKLPDNFAFDVSHECAWGCRGSFIPARYNSSRAKCIKCSYCNMYFSPNKFIFHSHRTPEAKYTQPDAANFNSWRRHLKLTDKSPQDELVFAWEDVKAMFNGGSRKRALPQPGSHPACHPLSSVKAAAAAAAAAAAVAGGGGLLGPHLLGAPPPPPPPPPLAELAGGPHSHHKRPRFDDDEDSLQEAAVVAAASLSAAAASLSAAAAAGSAGVGVAGGGGGGAGGGGVGSVGTGGAGGPGGGSKGPRSYPVIPVPSKGSFGGVLQKFPGCGGLFPHPYTFPAAAAFGLCHKKEDGAAGAEALGGGGGGAGGGAGGAQKAGLSGLFWPAGRKDAFYPPFCMFWPPRTPGGLPVPTYLQPPPQPPTALSCALGDSPALLRQAFLDLAEPGGGGGGGGGGGAGGGGGGNGGSSSEAPPAPGQPQPPAGANGASSGQPPQPSGGAGTREPLFESPSGSGDCSAGSTPPAEGAGGAGVSGGTGGSRVPAPHHAHLLEGPGGRKAAGGTGSGSSGGYHHSSAFRPVGGKDDSESLAKLHGASAGASGQHHPHPPHHHHHHHHHPHHHHHHHHHHHHPQPPSPLLLLQQPEEPGPERHHPAPPPPPPPPPPPPPPPPPPPPQPHHRLLSPGGTSCSYPSEDSSEDEDDEEEEQEVDVEGHKPPEGEEDEEEEGRDPEEDDEEEEGGGVMLGDPLVGGSRYLQGRGLTEKGGSRDRPAGSFPLVLNTSRLQQEEEKLGDHGSPDLHPPPPPLPPPLAAQKGGSGSSSSSGGSSPSSPVHHPSLEEQPSYKDNQKTKEGNPVILPTKEDTFSDKNKEHNFFITDSEPSGGDFWRERAGEHTQETNSPHSLKKDVENMGKEELQKVLFEQIDLRRRLEQEFQVLKGNASFPVFNNFQDQMKRELAYREEMVQQLQIIPYAASLIRKEKLGTHLSKS from the exons ATGGCCACAAGTCCTCTTCCAGGACCCAATGACATCCTGCTGGCTTCTCCATCCAGCGCATACCAGCCTGATCCCTTGAGCCAGCCACGGCCGGGCCATGCCAACATGAAGCCCAACCAGGTGGGCCAAGTAATTCTCTACGGGATCCCCATAGTGTCATTGGTGATTGACGGGCAGGAGAGGCTATGTTTGGCCCAGATCTCCAACACTCTATTGAAGAACTTCAGCTATAACGAGATCCATAACCGGCGGGTGGCCCTGGGCATCACTTGCGTGCAATGCACTCCAGTGCAATTGGAGATTCTGCGCCGGGCAGGAGCTATGCCCATCTCTTCTCGGCGATGCGGCATGATCACCAAAAGGGAAGCTGAGCGCCTTTGCAAGTCTTTCCTGGGGGAAAACCGGCCTCCTAAACTGCCTGATAACTTTGCCTTCGACGTATCCCATGAGTGCGCTTGGGGCTGCAGGGGCAGCTTCATCCCCGCGCGTTACAACAGTTCCCGGGCCAAGTGCATCAAGTGCAGTTATTGCAACATGTACTTTTCGCCCAATAAGTTCATCTTCCACTCTCATCGAACTCCAGAGGCTAAGTACACGCAGCCCGACGCCGCTAACTTCAACTCTTGGAGACGCCATCTCAAGCTCACCGATAAGAGCCCTCAAGACGAGCTGGTCTTCGCCTGGGAGGACGTCAAGGCCATGTTCAATGGGGGTAGCCGCAAGAGGGCCTTGCCCCAGCCCGGCTCGCACCCGGCTTGCCATCCTCTCAGCTCGGTCAAGGCTGCAGCGgcagcggcggcagcggcggcggcagtGGCGGGAGGCGGAGGGCTACTGGGGCCACACCTGCTCGGGGCACCGCCCCCACCTCCGCCGCCGCCTCCGCTAGCCGAACTGGCTGGAGGCCCGCACTCGCACCACAAGAGGCCCCGCTTCGACGACGACGAGGACTCCCTACAGGAGGCCGCAGTGGTAGCCGCCGCCAGCCTCTCAGCCGCTGCCGCCAGCCTCTCGGCCGCAGCTGCTGCAGGCAGTGCCGGAGTCGGCGTGGCCGGCGGAGGAGGAGGCGGAGCGGGAGGTGGTGGAGTAGGGAGCGTTGGGACCGGAGGAGCCGGGGGACCCGGGGGAGGCAGCAAAGGCCCCCGCAGCTATCCTGTCATTCCCGTGCCCAGTAAAGGTTCCTTCGGGGGAGTCCTGCAAAAGTTTCCTGGCTGCGGGGGCCTCTTCCCACACCCGTACACCTTCCCAGCGGCTGCCGCCTTCGGCCTATGTCACAAGAAGGAGGACGGGGCAGCTGGGGCTGAGGCCCTGGGTGGAGGCGGAGGTGGGGCGGGCGGAGGTGCTGGTGGGGCCCAGAAAGCAGGGCTATCGGGGCTTTTCTGGCCTGCGGGTCGCAAGGACGCCTTTTACCCGCCTTTCTGCATGTTCTGGCCACCCCGGACCCCCGGCGGGCTTCCTGTGCCCACCTATCTAcagccccctccccagcccccgaCTGCTCTCAGCTGCGCCTTGGGTGACAGCCCGGCCTTGCTGCGCCAGGCCTTCCTGGACTTGGCCGAACCAGGCGGTGgcggagggggaggagggggaggaggtgcGGGAGGAGGAGGCGGTGGCAATGGAGGCTCAAGTTCAGAAGCCCCTCCAGCTCCGGGGCAGCCACAGCCACCCGCGGGTGCTAACGGCGCAAGCTCCGGGCAGCCACCTCAGCCGTCGGGGGGAGCAGGCACGCGCGAACCTCTCTTCGAGTCGCCCTCGGGCAGTGGCGACTGCAGCGCGGGCTCCACACCTCCGGCAGAAGGAGCCGGAGGAGCTGGAGTGAGCGGAGGAACTGGGGGCAGTCGAGTGCCAGCACCTCACCATGCTCATCTTCTTGAAGGCCCAGGAGGCCGTAAGGCTGCTGGAGGAACGGGCAGCGGCAGCAGCGGCGGGTACCACCACTCCAGCGCCTTTCGACCAGTTGGGGGCAAGGACGACTCTGAGAGCTTGGCCAAGCTTCATGGGGCTTCGGCTGGCGCGAGCGGGCAGCATCATCCGCATCCGcctcaccatcaccatcaccatcaccaccatccgcaccatcaccaccaccatcaccaccaccatcaccacccgCAGCCGCCCTCCCCGTTACTGCTCCTGCAGCAACCCGAAGAGCCGGGCCCGGAGCGCCACCATCCGGCCCCTCcgcctccacctcctccccctccacctcctcctccgcCCCCCCCACCGCCTCCACCTCAGCCCCACCACCGCCTCCTGTCCCCCGGGGGCACCAGCTGCAGCTACCCCAGTGAGGACAGCAGCGAGGACGAGGATGACGAAGAAGAGGAGCAGGAGGTGGACGTGGAGGGCCACAAGCCTCCCGAAGGagaggaggatgaagaagaagaaggccGGGACCCCGAGGAGGATGacgaggaggaagagggaggaggggtgATGCTTGGGGACCCCTTAGTTGGAGGCAGCCGTTACCTCCAAGGCCGAGGGCTAACGGAGAAAGGAGGCAGCCGCGACCGGCCAGCTGGCTCCTTCCCCCTAGTCCTTAACACCTCCAGGCTACAGCAGGAGGAAGAGAAACTAGGAGACCACGGCAGTCCAGATCtgcatcctcctcctcctccacttcctcctccccttGCTGCTCAGAAAGGAGGAAGcggcagcagtagcagcagtggAGGCAGCAGCCCCAGCAGCCCAGTCCACCATCCATCACTGGAGGAGCAGCCCTCCTACAAAGAT aatcaGAAAACTAAAGAAGGTAACCCAGTAATTTTACCTACAAAAGAAGACACCTTTTCAG ATAAGAACAAGGAGCATAATTTTTTCATCACAGATTCAGAGCCTTCAGGAGGAGATTTCTGGAGAGAAAGAGCAG GTGAACACACACAAGAAACCAATTCACCGCATTCACTCAAAAAGGATGTAGAAAAtatgggaaaag aagaacttcagaaggTTTTGTTTGAACAAATAGACTTACGGAGGCGACTAGAACAAGAATTCCAAGTGTTAAAAGGAAATGCATCTTTTCCAGTGTTCa